Genomic segment of Salvia splendens isolate huo1 chromosome 12, SspV2, whole genome shotgun sequence:
TGTCATATACTTCAATATCTGTATTGGTAGACACTCCTAGAGTTGCACAAGACAAAGAGAAACATGCATATACTATCTCTTCTTGAATTTCAGTATAAGCACTACCACTATATATCGTCGATGCATGTTTCTCGATTTCCAATCCTGTTCGCAAAATAGGTACTTTTGTTGAATCATAGTATTCAAGCTTTGCACTATTACTTCTTTGAGTCTCCAGAGCATGATTATAGTTCATATAAAATTGCATAAGGTTAGCCCGAGACTTTGAGTACCTTTTGAAGAAGTTATTCTGTGATTCAGATATAGAAGTTGTCTTTATCAACGAACTTATCGGAAAATCACGGAAAAAGGCTGGAACCCAAAATTTTCTAGATGCAAACATTGATGAAAACCAGACATTATTGGTCAGCCCATATCTTTCCATTATAGCATGCCAAGTTTCCTCAAATGCATCAGGTTCTATCAACTCTGACCATACACATGCATTCAGTTCCTTCTTTAATTGTTCACTACCAAGCATGTTCTTTGGCAATTTGTCAGCAACTTTATTCATAACGTGCCACATACACCACCGGTGTCTTGTATTGACAAGGACCTCCTCAACAGCAACTTTCATTCCTAAGTCTTGGTCGGTTACAATGAGTTTGGGAGCCACACCCATACACTTTACAAATTGGTTAAATAACCATGAAAAGGAGTTGGCATTTTCCTTGGACAAAAGGCCAGCAGCAAATGTCACATGGCGACCATGATTATCCTTGCCCGTAAAAGGAGCAAATATCATACAGTATctgaaatgaaaaacaattcactataagcatgcagaaaacacatcactctttttcacaaaatacgtcactcttgttcagacaatacttcactctttttcacaaaacacttcactcttgttatgatttcagaaaacacatcaatataagcatgcagaaaaatacatcactctttttcacaaaacacgtcactcttgttcagacaatacttcactctttttcacaaaacacttcactcttgttatgatttcagaaaacacatcaatataagcatgcagaaaaatacatcactctttttcacaaaacacattactcttgttaagaaaacacttcactcttgttcacaaaacacttcactctttttcagaaacacatcactcatgttATGATTTCAGAAAACAATTTAACAAAAGAGTAATTAGTGTGCACATACCTGTTTGTGGAGTATGTCGTATCAAACGAAACAATATCTCCATACAAATGGTAGTTTCTTCTGGCAGTAGGATCACACTAAAACAATCGTGTCATCCTATCCTTTGAGTTGACCTCACACTCATATGTAAATGCACTACACAACTCCTTCTTCCTTCGCAACTCATTCAATAACATTTGTGCATCAGCTCCTTCTACATAAGCTCTAAGGTCACGTCTATAGTTGCGCACTTCTAAAACAGTACACCCTACATAATCTAATCCACCAAGCACTTCTTTAAGTAAGCTAAAACTTAAAGTTGGACCAATATTTGCATTAGCACAATCGAGGATGAATTTCTGATGGACTAAATCCAAATTACGGTTCAAATTCATAAAACGCTTATGGCGTTCCTCAACCATCTCGTGATTATGGTCTTCAACGAAACTTTGTATAACATAACTAACACCCATAATATACTTccaagacactttagcattacaATAGCACTTAATAGAAGAACGCTTTTGTTTCACCTCAGATTGTTTACTGTTTCTTTGCTTTGTACCTTCTCGGCTACACACCACGTAAATCCAAGTAGTgacatctttttcttttttcgatcCCTTTTTACGGGTGTCAAATCCAACATATCGAGCATAATTATTGTAGAAGTCCAATGCACGATCAAGGGTCATGAAACTTTGTCCAATTTTTGGTTTCAATTCATCTGGGCATTTTGGTACGCAAACCACTATAAAAAACACAGCACTCTAATAATGAGATTACtgcactcttgttcagaaaaagacttcactcttgttcacaatacacattactcttattctgattttacttcactcttgtttacaaaacacatcactcttattctgagggcatcactcttgttcacaaaacacatcactcatgttaacaaaatacatcactcttgttcacaaaacacatcactcttgttcacaaaacacatcactcttattctgatttcacttcactcttatttgcaaaacaactgtaaatctaaccatgtaaacataatacaaagaccatacgattttcataatcacttaacatcagtgaaacaactataaatctaatcacaaaaactacggttttcataatcacaatacacgaaaatattgtatattaataaatagtagGAATTGTTATAGaattgaacaagagtgaagtaattgTTATAGAATTGAACGAATAATGATTACCTTTAGAAGTCTCAGCTTCCTCGCCCGAAGATGATGAATCGGAATCGAAATAATCTTCGTCCGACCTCATAATTGAATCCATTGATTTGAATCACGATGATTGATTTGAATCGCGATGAACGGATTGAATAACGAATTGAATCGCGTCGAATTGAATTCAATCGcgatttgaatgaagtaataagatTTGGAAcgaaatttggaaaaaaatcgGATCGCAAGTTTGGAAGGAAAGAAAAGATCACAGATTATGGAGTAATTTGATCGCAGATTTGCATGTTTTGATCGCCGATTTAAATTAAGAAagcaatttccaaaattaccctcagcatattttctataattaaaataaataatatttgttccattaagatgtgtggctgagatttgttctctagttatacacttaagattagttatgcattgatcactactctatatatatatatcatacagAAAAACACTTGTCATTCGTAGAGATTTGTGTGTGACGGACGTTGACCCTCCTAAATGCGTCCTTACCAAGTCCATCTGGTTCAGAGCGTCCGGCCTTACTTGCAATGAATGACTTTTTGACATTATCAGGATGTTGCCAGTAGAGTATCAATCCTGCCCACATCTCTTAAATTGGCCTAGGTCGACCTGTAGTCTACCGCTCCCCATCACTTCACTAATATAATCTGAGTATCTTCTACCGTCTCCATTCTTTCTTCACATCATTCGGGAGGCCAAGAAAAATATTTCTGtagaaaaaatgaaatactagAATGTTATTGCAAATCAATATAGTTTTCTATGTAACAAAAATAATGCTTACTCGAAATTCTCCATAATACAGCTCCTTGACTTCCTCATGTTTTAAATCTGATGAAATCAAGATGTAATCACCCTTGTGAGCGGCTATTTTCCCATAACACCCAAATATTATTGATAAATAATGTGAAAGTAATAATTAACAAACCCAGTATAGGGATTCTTC
This window contains:
- the LOC121757737 gene encoding protein FAR1-RELATED SEQUENCE 5-like; the encoded protein is MVEERHKRFMNLNRNLDLVHQKFILDCANANIGPTLSFSLLKEVLGGLDYVGCTVLEVRNYRRDLRAYVEGADAQIRNYHLYGDIVSFDTTYSTNRYCMIFAPFTGKDNHGRHVTFAAGLLSKENANSFSWLFNQFVKCMGVAPKLIVTDQDLGMKVAVEEVLVNTRHRWCMWHVMNKVADKLPKNMLGSEQLKKELNACVWSELIEPDAFEETWHAIMERYGLTNNVWFSSMFASRKFWVPAFFRDFPISSLIKTTSISESQNNFFKRYSKSRANLMQFYMNYNHALETQRSNSAKLEYYDSTKVPILRTGLEIEKHASTIYSGSAYTEIQEEIVYACFSLSCATLGVSTNTDIEVYDIKDKDSNSWTVTYSIGDDTYLCGCKKFERLGLLCSHIFCVLKHNFVKLIPEKLHGGRWLKSQFVKPIHGGFCDDQEIHLAVDKKKIAFKNLYGLFIETAQSIEGNIDQINAFAAIIEEGRKQFLGEDVVLSSTQKRAMIENFYGSHVPNNIEVHPPEVVSTKGSGSRKKSKRESAIKLAMKPGRKCGNCHEIGHHDSRNCKKVNEKSNQRQ